From Mannheimia pernigra, one genomic window encodes:
- a CDS encoding NAD(P)/FAD-dependent oxidoreductase, with protein METIVIVGGGAGGLELATYLGRKLGRKKKAKVILIDRNATHLWKPLLHEVATGTLDEGVDALSYRAHAKNHGFEFQQGTLVAVDRENKSVSLAPIYNEQSQLLVKERHISYDKLVIAIGSKSNDFGTKGVAKHCVFLDGSEQAKAFQKRMMELFLRFSHSENKEVKIAIVGGGATGIELSAELYHIVKNLNSYGFGKLNRASLKVTLIEAGPRLIPALPERISIAAFRELKKAGVEVRLGTMITEACPDGLMTRLGEKIEADIMVWVAGVKAPDMTCAFGFETNHLNQIAIKDTLQTTVDDSVFVIGDCASLIQDGRPIPPRAQAAHQMATQCGKNIVASLEGKEMKAFRFNDKGSLLSFSKFGTVGNLMGNLVSGDMFIEGKIARFAYLSLYRMHQVALHGYFKTVLIVLVGQINRFLRPTMKLH; from the coding sequence ATGGAGACGATTGTCATTGTAGGCGGAGGTGCAGGCGGATTAGAGCTTGCAACTTATCTAGGACGAAAATTAGGGCGTAAAAAAAAGGCAAAAGTGATTTTAATCGATCGCAATGCTACTCACTTATGGAAACCATTGTTACACGAAGTCGCAACAGGCACACTCGATGAAGGCGTAGATGCATTAAGCTATCGTGCTCACGCAAAAAATCACGGCTTTGAATTTCAACAAGGCACCTTAGTAGCTGTTGATAGAGAAAATAAATCGGTTTCTCTGGCTCCTATTTACAACGAGCAAAGCCAATTATTAGTGAAAGAACGTCATATTAGCTATGATAAACTGGTCATTGCAATTGGGAGTAAATCTAATGACTTTGGCACGAAAGGCGTTGCAAAGCATTGTGTTTTCTTAGATGGTTCAGAACAAGCAAAAGCGTTCCAAAAGCGAATGATGGAGCTGTTCTTGCGTTTTTCTCATAGCGAAAACAAAGAGGTAAAAATTGCTATTGTAGGTGGTGGCGCAACAGGTATTGAACTTTCTGCTGAGCTTTATCATATTGTTAAAAACTTAAATTCGTATGGTTTTGGTAAGTTAAATCGTGCTAGCTTAAAAGTGACACTCATTGAGGCTGGGCCTCGTTTAATTCCTGCTTTACCCGAAAGGATTTCTATTGCTGCATTTCGAGAGCTGAAAAAAGCTGGGGTAGAGGTACGCTTAGGTACAATGATTACCGAGGCTTGTCCAGATGGCTTAATGACGCGTTTAGGCGAGAAGATCGAAGCAGATATTATGGTGTGGGTAGCAGGGGTGAAAGCCCCAGATATGACCTGTGCATTTGGTTTTGAAACTAATCATTTAAACCAAATTGCGATCAAAGATACCTTACAAACTACGGTGGATGATTCGGTATTTGTAATTGGTGATTGTGCCTCGTTAATTCAAGACGGTAGACCTATTCCACCAAGAGCACAGGCGGCTCATCAGATGGCAACCCAATGCGGTAAAAATATTGTTGCCTCGCTTGAAGGGAAAGAGATGAAAGCGTTTAGATTTAATGACAAAGGATCGTTACTCTCATTTTCAAAATTTGGTACTGTGGGTAATTTAATGGGAAATTTAGTCAGTGGCGATATGTTTATTGAAGGTAAAATTGCCCGATTTGCGTATCTTTCGCTATATAGAATGCATCAAGTTGCATTGCATGGTTATTTTAAAACAGTGTTGATTGTTTTGGTCGGACAAATTAATCGCTTTTTACGACCAACAATGAAATTACATTAA
- the yajC gene encoding preprotein translocase subunit YajC: MQQGSGMEMIFILIIFGAIFYFMIYRPQAKRQKQQRELLASLAKGEEVLTSGGLIGKITKITADNDNIVIALNDTTEITIKRDFVVAVLPKGSLKSL, from the coding sequence ATGCAACAAGGTAGCGGAATGGAAATGATCTTTATCCTGATTATTTTCGGTGCAATTTTCTATTTTATGATTTATCGCCCTCAGGCAAAACGCCAAAAACAACAACGTGAATTACTAGCAAGCCTAGCAAAAGGCGAAGAAGTATTAACCAGCGGTGGTTTAATCGGCAAAATTACCAAAATAACGGCTGATAATGACAATATTGTTATCGCATTAAACGACACAACTGAAATAACCATTAAACGTGATTTCGTTGTAGCTGTACTTCCAAAAGGTTCATTAAAATCGCTTTAA
- a CDS encoding NCS2 family permease, whose protein sequence is MSLFKFEERNSNVRQEVIAGLTTFLAMVYSVIVVPGMLSQAGFPAESVFIATCLVSGLGSILIGLWANAPMAIGCAISLTAFTAFSLVLGQQVSIPVALGAIFLMGVVFTIISATGIRTWILRNLPSSIAHGAGIGIGLFLLIIAATNVKLVINSGMDIPVKLGDFTSFPVLMSLIGLAAIIGLEKLKIKGSILWVIIAITIVGLLFDPSVKYSGFFKMPSFGENSLFLSLDIMGALNTAILPVVFALVMTAIFDATGTIRAVAGQANLLDKDGQIINGDKALTSDSFGSILSGLFGTAPAAVYIESAAGTAVGGKTGLTAVVVGIGFLFMLFFQPLAFLVPSYATAPALMYVGLLMLSNVSKLDFSDFVGAMSGLVCAVFIVLTANIVTGIMLGFATLVIGRLISGEAKKLNLGTAIIAVILVAFYAFGLAI, encoded by the coding sequence ATGTCCTTATTTAAATTTGAAGAGCGTAACTCAAACGTTCGTCAAGAAGTGATCGCAGGTTTAACTACTTTTCTTGCAATGGTCTATTCAGTTATTGTTGTGCCAGGAATGTTAAGCCAAGCGGGTTTTCCTGCGGAATCGGTATTTATTGCTACCTGCTTAGTTTCTGGTTTAGGCTCCATCTTAATTGGGCTATGGGCTAATGCACCAATGGCAATTGGTTGTGCCATTTCTTTAACTGCTTTTACCGCTTTTAGTTTAGTGCTTGGGCAACAAGTTTCTATTCCTGTTGCCTTAGGTGCGATTTTCTTAATGGGTGTAGTTTTTACTATTATTTCTGCAACAGGCATTCGTACTTGGATTTTGCGTAATTTACCAAGCAGTATTGCACACGGTGCAGGTATTGGTATCGGCTTATTTCTACTTATCATTGCGGCTACTAACGTAAAATTAGTCATCAATAGCGGTATGGATATTCCTGTAAAACTTGGCGATTTCACATCATTTCCGGTATTAATGTCGTTAATAGGTCTAGCTGCCATTATCGGTTTAGAAAAACTAAAAATAAAAGGTAGCATTTTATGGGTAATCATCGCGATTACTATAGTAGGGTTATTGTTTGATCCAAGCGTAAAATATTCAGGCTTTTTCAAAATGCCAAGCTTTGGCGAAAATTCGCTATTTTTAAGCTTAGATATTATGGGTGCACTAAACACAGCCATTTTACCTGTGGTATTTGCATTAGTGATGACGGCGATTTTTGATGCAACAGGCACAATTCGAGCGGTGGCAGGCCAAGCTAATTTATTAGATAAAGATGGCCAAATCATCAATGGTGATAAAGCCTTAACGTCAGATTCTTTCGGATCAATTTTATCTGGTTTATTCGGTACAGCACCTGCAGCAGTGTATATTGAATCGGCTGCAGGCACAGCAGTTGGCGGTAAAACAGGCTTAACCGCGGTAGTCGTTGGTATTGGTTTCTTATTTATGCTGTTCTTCCAACCACTGGCTTTCTTAGTACCAAGCTATGCAACGGCTCCTGCATTGATGTATGTAGGGTTATTGATGTTGAGCAATGTCTCTAAATTAGATTTCAGTGATTTTGTTGGTGCGATGTCTGGCTTGGTATGTGCGGTATTTATCGTATTAACTGCAAATATTGTAACCGGTATTATGTTAGGATTCGCAACATTAGTTATTGGTCGCTTAATTTCAGGCGAAGCAAAAAAACTGAACTTAGGCACAGCCATCATTGCGGTGATTTTAGTCGCATTCTATGCGTTCGGTTTAGCCATTTAA
- the secD gene encoding protein translocase subunit SecD, with product MLNRFPLWKNLMVILLIAIGALYALPNLYGDDPSVQISGTRGQQATPETLTQIQSTLSSVNIQPKSAILENGSILVRLESSEQQLAAKEKIAEVLGNNYSVALNLAPATPDWLSSIGGSPMKLGLDLLGGVRFLMEVDMNTALAKQQDTLQDSLRNDFRKEKLQYKAVKKGENFATDIEFADSQTAEKAVRLVQRVHPTLDVLLKGNSITLTPSAQALSDSRSVAIEQNLSILRKRVEELGVSEPSIQRQGADRIVVELPGVQDTARAKELLGATATLEFRLVNTEANLASAAKGIVPADSEIQNTRDGEPVVLRRKPSLGGEHIIDATSGTDERGLPQVSIRLDTAGGEMMGEITKMAIKKPMATLYTEFKDSGRKDANGKVILEKHQEIINVATIQTRLGNQFQITGINSAAEAQNLAVLLRSGALIAPIVIVEERTIGASLGADNVKQGMNASILGLGLTILFCLVFYKMFGVFASFALIANMLLTIGLMSLIGATLTMPGIAGIVLAVGMSVDANVLIYERIKEEIRNGRSVQQAIHEGYSGAFSSIFDSNLTTILTSLVLYGVGTGPVKGFAITLALGVIISMFTAITGTRMLVNWVYGGKRVKKLWI from the coding sequence GTGTTAAACCGTTTCCCGCTATGGAAGAATTTAATGGTGATCTTATTGATCGCCATTGGTGCTTTATACGCCCTTCCAAATTTATATGGTGATGATCCATCAGTCCAAATTTCTGGTACTCGTGGGCAACAAGCCACACCTGAAACTCTTACTCAAATTCAATCTACACTTTCATCTGTGAATATTCAGCCCAAATCAGCCATATTAGAAAATGGTTCGATCTTGGTGCGTTTAGAAAGCAGCGAGCAACAATTAGCAGCGAAAGAAAAAATCGCAGAGGTATTGGGTAATAACTATTCAGTTGCCTTGAACCTTGCACCTGCAACACCAGATTGGCTTTCAAGTATTGGCGGGAGTCCGATGAAGTTAGGCTTAGACTTACTTGGTGGTGTTCGCTTTTTAATGGAAGTAGATATGAACACGGCTCTTGCAAAACAACAAGATACTTTGCAAGACAGTCTGCGTAACGATTTCCGTAAAGAAAAACTGCAATATAAAGCGGTCAAAAAAGGGGAAAATTTTGCAACTGACATTGAATTTGCAGACAGCCAAACTGCAGAAAAAGCAGTTCGTTTAGTTCAACGTGTTCATCCAACACTTGATGTATTATTAAAAGGTAATAGCATTACCTTAACCCCTTCAGCACAAGCTCTTTCAGATTCTCGTAGTGTAGCGATTGAGCAAAATCTTTCTATTTTACGTAAGCGTGTAGAAGAGTTGGGCGTTTCAGAACCCTCTATTCAACGTCAGGGGGCAGATCGTATTGTGGTTGAATTACCTGGCGTTCAAGATACTGCCCGTGCAAAAGAACTTTTAGGTGCAACTGCAACACTTGAGTTCCGTTTAGTAAATACAGAAGCGAATTTAGCTTCTGCAGCTAAAGGGATTGTTCCCGCAGATTCTGAAATACAGAATACCCGTGATGGTGAACCCGTCGTTTTACGCCGTAAGCCATCTTTAGGTGGCGAGCACATTATTGATGCAACCTCAGGCACAGATGAGCGAGGGTTGCCACAAGTTAGTATCCGATTAGATACTGCTGGTGGCGAAATGATGGGCGAAATAACCAAGATGGCAATCAAAAAGCCAATGGCAACGCTTTATACCGAATTTAAAGATTCAGGTCGTAAAGATGCAAACGGTAAAGTAATTTTGGAAAAACATCAAGAAATTATTAATGTTGCCACCATTCAAACCCGTCTAGGAAACCAATTCCAAATTACAGGTATTAATTCTGCAGCTGAAGCACAAAACCTTGCTGTTTTATTACGTTCTGGTGCGTTAATTGCTCCAATCGTCATTGTAGAAGAGCGAACTATCGGTGCATCGTTAGGTGCTGATAATGTTAAACAAGGTATGAATGCGAGTATTTTAGGTCTAGGCTTAACAATTCTGTTCTGCTTAGTGTTTTATAAAATGTTTGGTGTGTTTGCCTCTTTTGCATTAATTGCAAATATGCTTTTAACTATCGGTTTAATGTCATTAATTGGAGCAACCCTAACTATGCCAGGCATTGCTGGTATTGTGCTTGCAGTAGGTATGTCGGTTGATGCAAACGTACTGATTTATGAACGAATTAAAGAAGAAATTCGCAATGGACGTTCTGTTCAGCAAGCTATTCACGAAGGTTATAGCGGTGCATTTTCCAGTATTTTTGACTCAAACCTCACAACAATCTTAACCTCTCTTGTGCTTTATGGCGTCGGAACAGGTCCTGTAAAAGGCTTTGCAATCACTCTGGCTTTAGGCGTAATCATTTCAATGTTTACGGCGATTACAGGAACGCGTATGCTCGTAAACTGGGTTTATGGTGGCAAACGTGTGAAAAAACTTTGGATTTAA
- a CDS encoding metallophosphoesterase — MEYRYYITVVIAVAVLQLFLYSFAKTIGWLLNLSTKNRKTVSFLSFLIINGMVILAITRMFLLFRVMALVLVLLLFAFFISFLTACIYKLTRGNPSVNRGLKIFYPFAFLGLIGLGFYNAYVPTLVHYSVKLEKPLAQPIRIGVASDLHLGKQFGAKQLDKLAEIFQQENVDLILLPGDIMDDNLTVYHSENMHSSLAKLNAPLGVYATLGNHDFFGNQESIAQAIRQAGIRVLWDQAVEIDGKFVIVGRNDDLVKTRPSAEQLLQSVNTKLPVILLDHRPTEIEKHTKLPIDIQVSGHAHKGQIFPANIITQFMYQLHYGYEKIGLGHYFVTSGYGFWGIPMRLGSQSEVLIIDVEGNNPS; from the coding sequence TTGGAATACCGTTACTATATTACCGTCGTAATTGCTGTTGCAGTGTTACAACTCTTTTTATACAGCTTTGCAAAAACTATTGGCTGGTTACTTAATTTATCTACAAAAAACCGTAAAACCGTTAGCTTTCTTAGCTTTTTAATTATTAATGGAATGGTCATTCTAGCCATTACCCGAATGTTCTTGCTGTTTCGAGTAATGGCACTGGTGCTAGTGTTGTTGCTATTTGCATTTTTTATCAGTTTTTTGACCGCTTGTATTTACAAATTAACCAGAGGGAATCCTTCCGTTAATCGAGGCTTGAAGATATTCTACCCTTTTGCTTTTTTAGGCTTAATTGGGCTTGGGTTTTATAATGCTTATGTGCCAACGCTGGTGCATTATTCAGTCAAATTAGAAAAACCTCTAGCACAACCAATTCGTATTGGTGTAGCAAGTGATTTACATTTAGGCAAACAATTTGGGGCAAAACAACTCGATAAACTAGCAGAGATTTTTCAGCAAGAAAACGTAGATCTCATTTTACTACCAGGCGATATTATGGACGATAACTTAACGGTTTATCATTCAGAAAATATGCACAGTTCACTCGCTAAACTCAATGCACCACTTGGCGTATATGCTACACTTGGCAACCACGATTTCTTTGGCAATCAAGAAAGTATTGCCCAGGCCATTCGTCAGGCAGGTATTCGGGTTTTATGGGATCAAGCGGTCGAAATTGATGGAAAATTTGTTATTGTTGGACGTAACGATGATTTAGTCAAAACACGCCCATCTGCTGAGCAATTACTGCAATCTGTCAATACTAAATTGCCCGTGATTTTACTTGACCATCGTCCGACAGAAATTGAAAAACACACTAAACTGCCGATTGACATTCAAGTTTCAGGCCACGCCCACAAAGGACAAATTTTCCCTGCAAATATTATTACTCAGTTTATGTATCAATTACACTACGGCTATGAAAAAATCGGCTTAGGTCATTATTTTGTCACATCAGGCTATGGTTTTTGGGGCATACCAATGCGGTTAGGATCACAATCTGAAGTGTTGATTATTGATGTAGAAGGCAATAATCCATCATAA
- a CDS encoding IS1595 family transposase, which translates to MRKSRLSQYKQHKLIELFVAGVTARTAAELVNVNKTTAAYYFHRLRLLIYQHSPHLEMFEGEIEADESYFGGARKGKRGRGAAGKTAVFGLLKRDGKVYTVVVPNTQSATLLPIIREKVKPDSIVYTDFYRSYDVLDVSEFNHFRINHSPYFAENQNHINGIENFWNQAKRVLRKYNGINRKNFPLFLKECEFRFNFGTPKEQLKTLRKWCEI; encoded by the coding sequence ATGAGAAAAAGTCGTCTAAGTCAGTACAAACAGCATAAACTCATCGAGTTGTTTGTGGCAGGCGTAACTGCTCGAACAGCGGCTGAGTTGGTAAATGTAAACAAAACCACCGCAGCCTATTACTTTCACCGTTTGCGATTGCTCATCTATCAACATAGCCCTCATTTGGAAATGTTTGAGGGTGAAATTGAAGCGGACGAAAGCTATTTCGGTGGTGCTCGCAAAGGTAAACGAGGTCGTGGTGCAGCGGGTAAAACCGCCGTATTCGGGCTTTTAAAGCGTGACGGCAAGGTTTATACCGTTGTCGTACCGAACACACAATCTGCCACACTTTTGCCGATTATTCGGGAAAAGGTGAAACCAGACAGCATTGTTTACACCGATTTTTACCGAAGTTATGATGTACTTGATGTGAGTGAATTTAATCATTTTCGTATCAACCACAGCCCGTACTTCGCTGAAAATCAAAATCATATTAACGGAATAGAGAATTTTTGGAATCAAGCGAAGCGAGTACTCCGAAAATATAACGGAATTAACCGAAAAAATTTCCCTTTATTCTTGAAGGAATGTGAATTTCGGTTTAACTTTGGTACACCAAAAGAACAGCTCAAAACGTTGCGAAAATGGTGTGAGATTTAG
- a CDS encoding uracil-xanthine permease family protein, with protein sequence MQKILYPVDSKPPFGLTLLLATQHLLAALGGIIAVPLVIGNVLNLPAADIIVLVNAALLVSGIVTIIQCQGIGPIGLRLPSVMGTSFTFVAAALAIGFSEHGVAGIMGASLVGSLVMIIGSFFMPYVRKLFPPVVTGVVVMMIGLSLIPVAVDWFAGGQRGDAHYAEPANLAMATFVLVLVVVLVQWGKGIFSAAAIVIGMMVGYVVALVLGWINFENIKSADVVAIPQPLHFGLAFPISGIIGMSIAYLVTIVESSGNFLALGNATQTEISGKHLRGGVLCDGLGSAFAAIMSTTPFSSFAQNIGVISLTGVASRYVVTIMGCLLVLAGIFPWFGALIVSIPSPVLGGAGLMMFAMIISAGIQMLDKVERSKRNGLIIAISIGCGLAVTTRPELLDKLPSFVKEVFGSGITVGSLFALILNLILPKDESNE encoded by the coding sequence ATGCAAAAAATTCTTTATCCTGTTGATTCCAAACCGCCATTCGGCTTAACTCTTCTTTTGGCTACGCAACATTTGCTGGCGGCGTTGGGCGGTATTATTGCTGTTCCGTTAGTAATTGGTAATGTGTTGAATCTACCTGCAGCAGATATTATTGTTTTGGTTAATGCGGCGTTATTGGTTTCAGGTATTGTCACCATTATTCAATGTCAAGGAATTGGGCCTATCGGCTTACGTTTACCTAGCGTGATGGGGACGAGTTTTACCTTTGTCGCTGCGGCTCTTGCTATCGGTTTTAGTGAGCACGGCGTAGCTGGGATTATGGGGGCTTCGTTAGTTGGCTCTCTTGTGATGATTATCGGTAGCTTTTTTATGCCGTATGTGCGTAAACTTTTCCCACCTGTAGTAACAGGCGTTGTTGTCATGATGATCGGCTTGAGTTTAATTCCTGTTGCAGTAGACTGGTTCGCAGGTGGTCAGCGAGGGGATGCTCATTATGCGGAACCTGCAAATCTTGCGATGGCAACCTTTGTATTAGTGCTCGTTGTGGTTTTAGTGCAATGGGGGAAAGGCATTTTTTCAGCCGCTGCGATTGTAATTGGTATGATGGTCGGCTATGTTGTGGCTTTAGTATTAGGTTGGATTAATTTTGAGAATATAAAATCAGCCGATGTGGTTGCTATTCCTCAACCATTGCATTTTGGTCTGGCCTTCCCAATTTCAGGCATTATTGGTATGAGCATCGCTTATTTAGTGACGATTGTAGAATCAAGCGGTAACTTTTTAGCCCTAGGAAATGCCACTCAAACGGAAATTTCGGGTAAACATTTACGTGGTGGTGTATTGTGTGATGGATTAGGTTCCGCATTTGCCGCAATTATGTCTACTACGCCATTTTCTTCTTTTGCACAAAATATTGGCGTGATTTCTTTAACGGGTGTTGCAAGCCGTTATGTCGTAACAATTATGGGGTGTTTATTAGTATTAGCAGGTATTTTCCCTTGGTTTGGGGCATTGATTGTCTCTATTCCAAGCCCAGTTTTAGGTGGTGCAGGGCTAATGATGTTTGCAATGATTATTTCAGCCGGTATTCAAATGCTAGATAAAGTGGAACGTTCTAAACGTAATGGGTTAATTATTGCGATTTCAATTGGTTGTGGATTAGCGGTAACTACTCGCCCTGAGCTATTAGATAAATTGCCTTCATTTGTAAAAGAAGTATTTGGTTCGGGTATTACGGTAGGTTCATTATTTGCATTAATTTTAAATTTAATTTTGCCGAAAGATGAAAGTAATGAATAA
- the prfB gene encoding peptide chain release factor 2 (programmed frameshift) gives MFELNPIKTQLADLTQRTSIIRGYLDFDHKVERLEEVNAELEQPDVWSKPEKAQALGKERSMLEQIVNTIKVLAQGIEDVEGLIELAIEAEDQDTFNEAQLEADELEKKLADLEFKRMFSGPHDSADCYLDLQAGSGGTEAQDWTEMLLRMYLRWAESKGFKADLMEASDGDVAGIKSATVKISGDYAYGWFRTETGIHRLVRKSPFDANNGRHTSFSAAFVYPEIDDDIDIEINPADLRIDVYRASGAGGQHVNKTESAVRITHQPSGIVVQCQNGRSQHQNKDQAMKQLKAKLYELEMSKKNAEKQAMEDNKSDIGWGSQIRSYVLDDSRIKDHRTGVEHRTTQQVLDGDLDKFVEASLKAGL, from the exons ATGTTTGAACTCAATCCAATTAAAACTCAACTTGCTGATCTAACCCAAAGAACCTCGATCATTCGGGGGTATCTT GACTTTGATCATAAAGTCGAGCGTTTAGAAGAAGTGAATGCAGAGCTGGAACAGCCCGATGTCTGGAGCAAGCCAGAGAAAGCCCAAGCATTAGGGAAAGAACGCTCAATGTTGGAGCAAATTGTTAATACTATCAAAGTCTTAGCGCAAGGAATTGAAGATGTGGAAGGTTTGATTGAGCTTGCTATCGAAGCAGAAGATCAAGACACCTTTAACGAAGCCCAGCTTGAGGCCGATGAATTAGAGAAAAAACTGGCAGATTTAGAATTTAAACGGATGTTCAGTGGGCCTCACGACAGTGCAGATTGCTACTTAGATTTACAAGCAGGCTCAGGTGGAACAGAAGCACAAGACTGGACGGAAATGCTGCTGAGAATGTACCTACGCTGGGCGGAATCTAAAGGCTTTAAAGCCGATTTGATGGAGGCTTCAGACGGTGATGTAGCAGGGATTAAATCTGCCACAGTGAAAATTTCTGGCGATTACGCTTACGGCTGGTTTAGAACTGAAACGGGTATTCATCGCTTAGTTCGTAAAAGCCCATTTGATGCTAACAACGGAAGACACACTTCGTTCTCAGCCGCATTTGTTTATCCTGAAATTGATGATGATATTGATATTGAGATCAATCCAGCCGATCTGCGTATTGATGTTTACCGTGCTTCAGGAGCGGGCGGTCAGCACGTCAATAAAACTGAATCTGCTGTGCGGATTACCCATCAACCAAGTGGGATTGTGGTACAGTGCCAGAACGGTAGGTCGCAACACCAAAATAAAGATCAAGCGATGAAACAATTGAAAGCGAAACTGTATGAGCTGGAAATGAGCAAGAAAAATGCCGAAAAACAGGCAATGGAAGATAATAAATCCGACATTGGCTGGGGTAGTCAAATTCGCTCGTATGTGTTAGACGATTCACGCATTAAAGATCATCGTACAGGGGTAGAACACCGTACTACACAACAAGTGCTAGACGGCGATTTAGATAAATTTGTGGAAGCAAGTCTGAAAGCAGGGTTGTAA
- the trxA gene encoding thioredoxin has translation MSNVIHTTDATFEQDVLKSDVPVLLDFWAPWCGPCRMIGPVLDELSVDAQFEGKVKIAKMNVDENPSVAAQFGVRSIPFLLLFKNGEVIAQQVGALPHAQMAEFIKQAL, from the coding sequence ATGAGTAATGTTATTCATACAACAGATGCGACATTTGAACAAGATGTATTAAAATCAGATGTGCCGGTATTATTAGATTTTTGGGCACCTTGGTGTGGGCCTTGCCGTATGATCGGGCCTGTGCTTGACGAGTTATCTGTTGATGCACAATTTGAGGGCAAAGTGAAAATTGCAAAAATGAATGTAGATGAAAATCCATCTGTTGCTGCACAGTTCGGTGTACGTAGCATTCCGTTTTTACTCTTGTTCAAAAACGGCGAAGTGATTGCTCAGCAAGTTGGTGCACTTCCACACGCCCAAATGGCTGAATTTATTAAGCAAGCACTATAA
- the secF gene encoding protein translocase subunit SecF: MAIENTKQDVADIKLPYKLIPFMKYRYLGFIFSIIISVLCTFIIVTKGFNWGLDFTGGTVIETQFSQPADLTKLRAELENRGYGSALVQTTGSQKDLMIRLSANAGDMSVGNKVMAMIHQTLDPNATIKSIEFVGPNVGEELTQGAIYATLATLAMLLIYVGTRFEWRLALGGIVALSHDVLVTLGVFSLLQIEIDLTFVAAILSVVGYSLNDSIVVFDRVRENFSKIRRLSSIEVIDISLSQTLSRTLMTSITTLFVVLALFYLGGPTLYSFSLALLIGIGFGTYSSIYIAIGVALQLGLKREHMVQPKVEKEGADQATFIDY; this comes from the coding sequence ATGGCTATTGAAAATACAAAACAAGATGTAGCAGACATTAAACTGCCTTATAAATTAATCCCATTTATGAAATACCGCTATTTGGGTTTCATCTTCTCGATTATTATTTCTGTATTATGTACTTTCATCATCGTAACGAAAGGATTTAACTGGGGTTTAGATTTCACTGGTGGCACGGTTATTGAAACGCAATTTTCGCAGCCTGCTGATTTAACAAAACTGCGTGCGGAACTTGAAAATAGAGGCTATGGTAGTGCGTTAGTACAAACTACTGGCAGCCAAAAAGACCTAATGATCCGCTTGTCTGCGAATGCCGGTGATATGAGTGTCGGAAATAAAGTGATGGCGATGATCCACCAGACATTAGATCCGAACGCGACTATCAAAAGCATTGAGTTCGTTGGTCCTAACGTTGGTGAAGAACTAACTCAAGGTGCTATTTATGCCACCCTTGCCACCCTTGCTATGCTACTTATCTACGTTGGAACACGATTTGAGTGGCGTTTAGCCTTAGGCGGTATTGTTGCATTATCACACGATGTATTAGTGACACTTGGCGTATTCTCTTTATTGCAGATTGAGATCGATCTCACATTCGTAGCAGCTATTTTATCTGTAGTGGGTTATTCATTGAACGACTCTATCGTTGTATTCGACCGTGTCAGAGAAAACTTCTCGAAAATTCGCCGTTTAAGCTCAATTGAAGTAATAGATATTTCATTAAGCCAAACACTTTCTCGTACGTTAATGACCTCTATTACGACTCTCTTCGTGGTATTAGCATTGTTCTATTTAGGTGGACCAACATTATATAGCTTTTCACTTGCATTATTGATTGGTATTGGTTTCGGTACTTACTCATCGATTTATATTGCAATTGGTGTCGCATTACAACTTGGTTTGAAACGTGAACATATGGTTCAACCTAAGGTTGAAAAAGAAGGGGCAGATCAAGCTACCTTTATCGACTACTAA